The following nucleotide sequence is from Chloracidobacterium validum.
TGATGAACCCGACTTCTAGCATGTCGCCAAGGACTTTGTTGCGCCGTTCGAGCATACGCTCCGGGTGCTTGAAGGGTGAGTAATAGCCGGGCCCACGAATCACGCCTGCCAGGAAAGCCGCTTCGGGCAGCGTCAGGTTGACAAGGTCTTTGCCAAAATAAAACCGCGCCGCTTCACCGACGCCGTTGATGGAATAGCTCCCGTCTTGCCCAAGATAAATCTCGTTGCAGTACATCTGAAAGATTTGCTGCTTGGTCAGGCGGGTCTCCAAAATGATGGCAATGTAGGCTTCCTTGAGCTTGCGGCTCAGCGTCCGCTCTGGCGTCAGAAAGAAGTTTTTGACGAGCTGCTGGGTAATGGTTGAGCCGCCTTGCAGTCCGCCGTCGCGTTCGAAAAAGTTGCGGTAAATGGCGCGGAACAGTCCGCGGAAATCAATCCCCGGATGGTCAAAAAAGCGGCGGTCTTCGACGGCTACGATGGCGTTGACGAGGTGTCTTGGCAAATCGTTGAACTCAACAATCTTACGCTTCTCGCGTTCTTTGTTGAGGGAGGTCAGTAGGGGTGGTTCAAGCAGGCATTCCGTGAGTTCGCGCTGGGTGGAGAGATCGCTGATGACGGCTGGGGTGTTGCCGTTGAAGCGAATCCGTACCTTGGAAAACGTCCCCCCAGACAATTGCGCATCGGCGCTGGGCGTGATGTCGAGACGATTACCATCGAGCGCATAGCGTCCGCGGTTGGTGTCGCTGCCTTGAGACTGCGCCACATAGCCAACCCGCGCAAGATAGTCCAGAATTTGGGTCTTGCCAAACGGCCCACCCTTGACCACCCGAACCGGTGCCGCATAGATACCGCTCGCCCGCACGAAGGACTCACCCCGTAGCTTGTTGTCAATCATCGTAGAGAAGACAACATAGTAGTAAATGAGCAAAGCGATAACCGGCAGTAAGGCGAGCGCCAGAAAAAAGATGCGACGCGGCGTGATGAGCCGCTGCCACCAGCGCTTAGCGCGAAAAACCCGCGGATCATTCTTGAAAGCAGGGTTGTGTCCAGTCATGAGGCAATAGTACTGTGATTTTGTCGCTCGCCAAGCGCCGCTTTGCCAAGCCTTCGTTTTTTGCTGTTAGGAGTTTCGTGCATGGATTTTACTGGAAAAGTGGTTTTGATTACGGGGGGAGGGCGTGGCATTGGCCGCGCGGCCGCTCTGGGGTTTGCCCGTCATGGGGCCGATCTGTCGCTGGCAGCCCGCACGGCGGCTGACTTGGAGTCCGTTGCGACTGAGGTTCGCGCCCTGGGCCGCCGGGTGGTGGCGATTCCAACCGATACGACGCGCCGCGAGCAGGTAACGGCCTGGGTTGCCACGACCGTTGCCGAACTCGGTCGGATTGATGTGGTCGTCAATGCGGCCGGTATCGGCATTCTGAAGCCCTTCTCTGATCTGACGGAAGACGACCTAGATCGCATGCTGGCCGTCAATGTTCGGGGCGTTTTCTCGGTCACGCAGGTGGCGGCAGCGGAAATGGCAAAAACTGGCGGGGGCATCGTCGTCAACATCCCAGGCATTCTGGGGCGAGCGGCAATGATGCAGGCGGCCGGGTACTGCGCCTCGAAGTTTGCCGTCACCGGGATGACGCGCGCGATGGCGCTTGACCTCAAACGCAGCGGTATCCGCTTTACCTTGCTTCACCTTGGTGGTGTGGATTCCCCATTTTGGGATAACATTGCCATGCGCGTCCAACGTGACAAGATGCTGTCAGTTGAAGATGCGGCAAACACCATTTTGTTTGCCGCGTCGCAGACCGGTAATGGCGTGTTGAACGAACTCGTTCTCCAGCCGGAGAGTCACCAAATGTAATTCACGCGGCAAGGGCAAGCATCGCCCTTGCCGCCATTGAGTTGTATGGAAATCGTGACTCGTATTCCACGCATGCGAATGCTTGCCCCACGCCTCAAACGCGATGGAAAGAAGTTGGCGCTCATTCCCACCATGAGTGCCCTCCATGATGGACATGCCAGCCTCATCCGGCGCGCGCAGATCATCGCCGACGTGGTCGTGGTTTCGATTTTTTTCAACCCCATTCACTTTCAACAGGGAGATGAGTTTGAAGTTCCCACCCGCGACTTGGCGCGCGACGCCGAACTCGTCGCCAATAAAGGCGTGGACGTCCTGTTTGCGCCAAGCGTGGATGAGATCTACCCGGAAGACTTCCTGACCTATGTGACGACAGACATCCTGGACTGTCGGCTGTGCGGGGCCAATCAGCCAAACTACTTTCGTGGCGTGACCACGATCATCAACAAGCTCATCAATATCGTCCAGCCGCACTTCACTCTGGTTGGGCAGAAAGATGCCCAGCAATCCATTATCATCCGGCGCATGGTTCGTGATTTATCCATGGATACGGAAGTGGTGATTTGTCCGACGGTGCGTGGTTCTGATGGACTGGTTATTTCCTCACGCAATGCGTCGCTCAATCCGGCGGAGCGCCGCGCCGCGCTGGTGCTTTACCGCGGACTTCAACGCGCGCAAGAATTGGTTGAGCGGGAGGGCGTGCGAGAGGCTGCCACGCTGACCGAGGCCGTCCGCCAAGTGCTAGAAACGGAACCTCTGGTGCGCCCAGAATATGTCGCCTTGGTGGACATGGAAAACCTCAATCCCT
It contains:
- a CDS encoding SDR family oxidoreductase; the encoded protein is MDFTGKVVLITGGGRGIGRAAALGFARHGADLSLAARTAADLESVATEVRALGRRVVAIPTDTTRREQVTAWVATTVAELGRIDVVVNAAGIGILKPFSDLTEDDLDRMLAVNVRGVFSVTQVAAAEMAKTGGGIVVNIPGILGRAAMMQAAGYCASKFAVTGMTRAMALDLKRSGIRFTLLHLGGVDSPFWDNIAMRVQRDKMLSVEDAANTILFAASQTGNGVLNELVLQPESHQM
- the panC gene encoding pantoate--beta-alanine ligase, yielding MEIVTRIPRMRMLAPRLKRDGKKLALIPTMSALHDGHASLIRRAQIIADVVVVSIFFNPIHFQQGDEFEVPTRDLARDAELVANKGVDVLFAPSVDEIYPEDFLTYVTTDILDCRLCGANQPNYFRGVTTIINKLINIVQPHFTLVGQKDAQQSIIIRRMVRDLSMDTEVVICPTVRGSDGLVISSRNASLNPAERRAALVLYRGLQRAQELVEREGVREAATLTEAVRQVLETEPLVRPEYVALVDMENLNPLTTLADDSESLLALAAHVGQVRLTDNIVLSTGTT